The Acidianus manzaensis genome has a window encoding:
- the cas2 gene encoding CRISPR-associated endonuclease Cas2, which translates to MTLFYVIFYDITEDNVRNKISDYLKKKGLTRVQYSVFIGDLNSSRVKEIEAGLRLIKRKEKSNGRFSILIVPVTETQFKQRIVISNEVEEKNEDIIW; encoded by the coding sequence ATCACCTTGTTTTACGTTATATTTTACGACATCACTGAAGATAATGTAAGAAACAAAATTTCAGACTACTTGAAGAAAAAAGGATTAACCAGAGTACAATACAGCGTATTCATAGGAGACCTAAATTCCTCCAGAGTAAAAGAAATAGAAGCAGGGTTAAGACTAATAAAAAGAAAAGAAAAAAGCAACGGAAGATTCAGCATACTAATCGTTCCAGTAACCGAAACACAGTTCAAACAGAGAATAGTGATAAGCAACGAAGTCGAAGAGAAAAACGAAGACATAATATGGTAA